A region of Bifidobacterium adolescentis ATCC 15703 DNA encodes the following proteins:
- a CDS encoding carbohydrate ABC transporter permease, with protein MTATTVAASRPQSNKQSLWRRFVKGRGLSYCVLAVIGVFWIFPFLWMALGSLKTQREILAKPPKLLPEHASLANFAKWFGELNFGTYFTNSMVVAVITVLGNMVFCSMVGYALAKMDFAGKNILFGAVMVTLMVPSVATFVPLFVIISNMGLANSYAALILPFLCQPIGVFLMRQFISGIPDALMEAARVDGAGELRIFFQIVLPQCGPPLATLSILTFLSSWNNFLWPLVAAQTEEKYTLPVALSLYSTGQNATNYSVLLAGAVLVVTPILLLFVFLQRYFIQGVAGTGIK; from the coding sequence ATGACAGCCACGACAGTCGCGGCCTCGAGGCCGCAAAGCAACAAGCAGTCGCTCTGGCGCCGATTCGTCAAGGGGCGTGGACTCTCCTACTGCGTCCTCGCGGTGATCGGAGTCTTCTGGATCTTCCCGTTCCTGTGGATGGCGCTGGGCTCGTTGAAGACCCAGAGGGAGATCCTCGCCAAACCGCCGAAGCTCCTACCCGAGCACGCCTCGCTCGCAAACTTCGCGAAATGGTTCGGGGAGCTGAACTTCGGCACCTACTTCACCAACAGCATGGTCGTCGCCGTGATCACCGTCCTCGGGAACATGGTGTTCTGCTCCATGGTCGGATACGCCCTGGCGAAGATGGACTTCGCCGGCAAGAACATCTTGTTCGGCGCCGTCATGGTGACGCTCATGGTTCCGAGCGTGGCCACGTTCGTCCCCCTGTTCGTGATCATCTCGAACATGGGACTCGCGAACTCCTACGCGGCGCTCATCCTGCCGTTCCTGTGCCAGCCCATCGGAGTCTTCCTGATGAGACAGTTCATCTCCGGAATCCCCGACGCGCTGATGGAGGCCGCGAGGGTCGACGGCGCCGGTGAGCTGCGCATATTCTTCCAGATCGTCCTGCCCCAGTGCGGGCCGCCGCTGGCGACGCTGTCCATCCTCACGTTCCTGTCCTCCTGGAACAACTTCCTGTGGCCGTTGGTCGCGGCCCAGACCGAGGAGAAGTACACGCTGCCCGTGGCACTGTCCCTCTACTCCACCGGCCAGAACGCCACGAACTACAGCGTCCTGCTCGCCGGAGCGGTACTGGTGGTCACCCCGATCCTCCTCCTGTTCGTATTCCTGCAGCGCTACTTCATCCAGGGCGTCGCCGGAACGGGCATCAAATAG
- a CDS encoding carbohydrate ABC transporter permease codes for MSLGTRKTKTEGSGNVLRRRRTILAWGFALPFAVVFCVFMLIPLLSSMAMSFTDITSKDLRTPFNVNFVGLDQYITLFHDHRFLHALGVTGIFVLVGLPITMAIALAFAVALNKGSKHLNAFFRAVFYAPVVASVVAVSVVWRYILQKDGLLNSLLAVFGIAGPDWLHDTRYALPALMAMTIWRNMGTLMIIFLAGLQAIPEELKEAAAIDGAGKWRTFRSITLPLLKPTLLLGAVLLSVAYLQFFEESFVMTQGGPLDSTLSAAYYVYQKFGFGQYGIASAASWVLFIIIALVSVLQFRILKED; via the coding sequence ATGAGCCTCGGGACAAGAAAGACAAAGACGGAGGGCTCGGGCAACGTCCTCCGCCGCCGCCGTACGATTCTCGCATGGGGATTTGCCTTGCCTTTCGCAGTCGTGTTCTGCGTATTCATGCTGATTCCCCTCCTGTCCTCGATGGCGATGTCCTTCACCGACATCACCTCCAAGGACCTTCGCACCCCGTTCAACGTCAACTTCGTCGGACTGGACCAGTACATCACCCTGTTCCACGACCACCGTTTCCTGCACGCGTTGGGCGTCACCGGAATCTTCGTGCTTGTCGGCCTGCCGATCACCATGGCGATCGCCCTCGCATTCGCGGTGGCCCTCAACAAGGGATCCAAGCACCTCAACGCGTTCTTCAGGGCCGTGTTCTACGCGCCGGTTGTCGCCAGCGTGGTCGCGGTCTCCGTCGTGTGGAGGTACATCCTCCAGAAGGACGGCCTGCTCAACTCGCTCCTGGCCGTCTTCGGTATCGCCGGGCCGGACTGGCTGCACGACACCCGCTACGCCCTGCCCGCGCTGATGGCCATGACCATCTGGCGCAACATGGGAACGCTGATGATCATCTTCCTCGCCGGCCTGCAGGCCATCCCCGAGGAATTGAAGGAGGCTGCGGCCATCGACGGCGCAGGCAAATGGCGCACCTTTCGTAGCATCACGCTCCCGCTGCTCAAGCCCACGCTGCTGCTGGGTGCCGTGCTTCTTTCCGTCGCCTACCTGCAGTTCTTCGAGGAATCCTTCGTGATGACCCAGGGAGGACCGCTCGATTCGACGCTCTCCGCCGCGTACTACGTGTACCAGAAGTTCGGTTTCGGACAGTACGGCATCGCCTCCGCAGCCAGCTGGGTGCTGTTCATCATCATCGCGCTGGTCAGCGTGCTCCAGTTCCGCATTCTCAAGGAGGATTGA
- a CDS encoding extracellular solute-binding protein: MRKPFFKAVVAGMASVAMIAGMSACGRSANNADSDSDAVKTIDSSKATGDLTIWAMGNEGDLLGDFVKGFEKENPDVKVKVTAIPWSSAHDKLQTAIAAGNGPDLAQMGTTWMADFSNSFSTVPDNLDMSDFSDGSRATGQVDGKQLGVPWYIDTRVLYYRTDIAEMAGWNKAPKTWNELKQMAKDMQKVDGVKYGMNLNPSGTDAFLGTLPFSYSAGASLTNKEQTKWTFEDTGIKKGLNFTTSLYKDGVANVNADVSSGADIANFVSGDTPMMLQGPTAVSQINELGGDGFESKYATVVLPSMDESSGPATSFVGGSDLVTFKDSKNKQSAWKFIQWVSKPEVQAEWYKKSSDLPASQKAWDDDALSGNDKLSAFGDQLKNTMAPPALSTWAQVSSAADRILEQINKGQVSVDEGLKNLQSEADSIGTGN, translated from the coding sequence ATGAGGAAGCCATTTTTCAAAGCGGTCGTGGCCGGCATGGCCAGTGTGGCGATGATTGCCGGTATGTCCGCGTGCGGACGGTCCGCGAACAACGCGGATTCCGATTCCGATGCGGTCAAGACCATCGATTCAAGCAAGGCCACCGGCGACCTGACCATCTGGGCCATGGGCAACGAGGGCGACCTGCTGGGTGATTTCGTCAAGGGATTCGAAAAGGAGAACCCCGACGTCAAGGTCAAGGTCACCGCGATCCCATGGTCCTCAGCGCACGACAAACTCCAGACCGCCATCGCCGCGGGCAACGGTCCCGACCTTGCGCAGATGGGCACCACCTGGATGGCCGATTTCTCCAACTCGTTCTCCACCGTGCCTGACAACCTCGACATGTCCGACTTCTCCGACGGGTCTAGGGCTACTGGCCAGGTTGACGGGAAACAGCTCGGCGTGCCTTGGTACATCGACACCAGAGTGCTGTACTACCGTACCGACATCGCCGAGATGGCTGGTTGGAACAAAGCTCCGAAGACTTGGAATGAGCTTAAGCAGATGGCTAAGGACATGCAGAAGGTCGATGGGGTCAAATACGGCATGAACCTCAACCCATCTGGCACTGACGCGTTCCTCGGAACTTTGCCGTTCTCCTACTCGGCCGGGGCGTCCTTGACTAACAAGGAACAGACGAAATGGACTTTCGAAGATACTGGCATAAAGAAGGGACTGAACTTTACCACCAGTCTCTACAAGGACGGCGTCGCGAACGTCAACGCCGACGTAAGCTCCGGTGCCGACATCGCGAACTTCGTGTCCGGTGACACTCCGATGATGCTGCAGGGGCCGACCGCCGTCAGCCAGATCAACGAATTGGGCGGCGACGGATTCGAATCCAAGTACGCCACCGTCGTCCTGCCGTCGATGGACGAATCCTCGGGGCCCGCCACGTCCTTCGTCGGAGGCAGCGACCTTGTGACGTTCAAGGATTCCAAGAACAAGCAGTCCGCGTGGAAGTTCATCCAGTGGGTCAGCAAACCCGAGGTGCAGGCCGAATGGTACAAGAAGTCCTCCGATCTGCCCGCTTCCCAGAAGGCATGGGACGATGACGCGCTCTCCGGCAACGACAAGCTTTCGGCATTCGGCGACCAGCTGAAGAACACCATGGCTCCGCCGGCGCTGTCCACCTGGGCGCAGGTGTCCTCCGCTGCCGACCGCATCCTCGAGCAGATAAACAAGGGACAGGTCTCCGTTGACGAGGGCTTGAAGAACCTGCAGTCCGAAGCCGACTCCATCGGAACGGGAAACTGA
- a CDS encoding LacI family DNA-binding transcriptional regulator, with translation MARVTVYDVAEKAGVSTATVSFAFRHPDKVKDDTKAKVLRVAEELGYVPSGNARSLAKGRTGTLGMYAFDMLLERPQGSNLEDDWPDVSPRSIDEPLDGDEPNVLVYPLYVDEVLRGFELECWKSGKGILMGAASERDDHRSVTDIAGRVDGLALMPSGYNDALPLSMLAKTIPLVMVGVGDEKLPAAYLQCDNASGMRQIVDHLVEVHHINDMAFVGGVNGGACARGTDADDVVSRYDAFKKYLEERGLDSKGALLDDSFATSDEYMVGLCEAIGSGRLPQALVCGTDQTAFGVIRLLEEAGVRVPDDVIVTGFDGILAGRLMEPQLTTVRQPMEDMGREAARMLLSRNGEPWEKAERRVLPVRLIVRGSCGCNQKI, from the coding sequence ATGGCAAGAGTTACGGTGTATGACGTTGCAGAGAAGGCGGGTGTGTCTACCGCGACGGTCTCCTTCGCCTTCAGGCATCCCGACAAAGTGAAGGATGATACCAAGGCCAAGGTCCTCAGGGTCGCCGAGGAGCTTGGCTACGTTCCCAGCGGCAACGCACGTAGCCTTGCCAAAGGCAGGACGGGCACGTTGGGCATGTACGCGTTCGATATGCTGCTGGAAAGACCTCAGGGAAGCAACCTTGAGGATGATTGGCCTGATGTTTCCCCCAGATCCATCGACGAGCCTCTGGACGGTGACGAACCCAACGTTCTTGTATATCCGTTATACGTTGATGAGGTGCTCCGCGGCTTCGAACTCGAATGCTGGAAGAGCGGCAAGGGAATACTTATGGGAGCCGCCTCGGAAAGGGATGATCATAGATCTGTAACGGATATCGCCGGTCGCGTTGATGGTCTGGCGCTGATGCCAAGTGGATATAACGATGCGCTTCCTCTTTCCATGTTGGCGAAGACCATTCCGCTTGTAATGGTGGGTGTGGGCGATGAAAAACTGCCTGCCGCATACCTGCAATGCGATAACGCATCGGGCATGAGACAGATTGTCGACCATCTTGTCGAAGTCCACCATATCAACGATATGGCATTCGTCGGTGGTGTCAATGGTGGAGCGTGCGCGAGGGGTACCGACGCTGATGACGTCGTCTCGCGCTATGACGCGTTTAAAAAATACCTCGAGGAACGCGGGCTAGACTCCAAAGGGGCTCTGTTGGATGACTCTTTCGCCACGTCCGATGAATACATGGTGGGTTTGTGCGAGGCGATAGGATCCGGCAGACTGCCGCAGGCCTTGGTCTGCGGCACGGACCAGACCGCCTTCGGCGTGATCAGACTCCTCGAGGAGGCCGGTGTCCGGGTTCCCGACGACGTCATCGTCACCGGATTCGACGGAATCCTCGCCGGACGGCTGATGGAACCGCAGCTGACGACCGTCCGCCAGCCCATGGAGGACATGGGGCGCGAGGCGGCTCGCATGCTGCTTTCCAGGAACGGGGAGCCTTGGGAGAAGGCTGAAAGACGAGTACTCCCGGTTCGCCTCATTGTGCGCGGCAGCTGCGGATGCAATCAAAAAATCTAA
- a CDS encoding DNA polymerase III subunit epsilon, with protein MSESTTNQPWLDDAKQDIGQWSASMPKDADEQPIDWQWIASLDLRHGIGVAAQQHIDLLSALRTASAGNVTSESSSTSQPSARPFAQQLHDLLKDDLAIRDRLEPVIAQCNSTFMTDFDRLITSYRLPRALAYANRRLCDEIAVLRQIGVAMGLWTITEERRERVTVPVLQSGSSAAAGGVVLDDIQDCTADIVNARAARRAAEKRQKHASDHSVSRANLGGVTSPGGSTLFDYGSGSTGSANGTQENAVDQKQTSRLSEYRKSDWRDAYLPGRDVDNVMGIDIETTGTDPARVYIIDVGFEYMNMISPRPADAPAGYQYEQGYYEAGDAYGQSRLAFGVPAENAALGNPLILDLTGIDVRTRSVAEAASSFRLFDEWPAAQIGLLQRLEQQPYVAHNARFEHSFFMLNVAGYAESYRAGKITIIDTLPMSRRWDEGSIPDDEHPYGNNTLDAYAKRQGALDESKSERHLGLEDTHIMLVAMKHHLGVLRAEGRGPWGVDGKFGIGGKHCGRRR; from the coding sequence ATGAGCGAATCGACGACGAATCAACCCTGGCTTGACGATGCGAAACAGGACATCGGGCAATGGTCGGCATCGATGCCGAAAGACGCCGACGAACAGCCGATCGACTGGCAGTGGATAGCGTCCCTCGACTTACGGCACGGCATCGGCGTCGCCGCGCAGCAGCATATCGATTTGCTGTCGGCGCTTCGTACCGCGTCGGCCGGCAATGTTACGTCAGAATCGTCCTCGACATCGCAGCCGTCTGCCCGACCGTTCGCGCAGCAGCTGCATGACCTGCTGAAAGATGATCTTGCGATTCGCGACCGGCTCGAACCTGTCATCGCGCAGTGCAACAGCACTTTCATGACGGATTTCGACCGACTCATCACCTCGTACCGTCTGCCACGCGCGCTCGCCTATGCGAACCGTCGGTTGTGCGACGAGATCGCGGTGTTGCGCCAAATCGGCGTTGCCATGGGACTGTGGACGATTACCGAAGAACGACGTGAGCGGGTGACGGTCCCGGTGCTGCAATCGGGGTCATCCGCAGCTGCCGGGGGAGTGGTGCTGGATGATATCCAGGATTGCACCGCAGACATCGTCAACGCTCGTGCGGCCCGTCGCGCCGCGGAGAAAAGGCAGAAGCACGCCAGCGACCATTCCGTGTCTCGCGCGAATCTGGGTGGCGTCACCAGTCCTGGCGGTTCCACATTGTTCGATTACGGTTCTGGTTCGACCGGTTCGGCGAATGGCACGCAGGAAAACGCCGTCGATCAAAAGCAGACCAGCCGCCTGTCCGAATACCGCAAGTCCGATTGGCGTGACGCTTACCTGCCCGGTCGTGACGTGGACAACGTCATGGGCATCGACATCGAAACCACGGGCACGGATCCGGCGCGCGTGTACATCATCGACGTCGGATTCGAATACATGAACATGATTTCCCCACGGCCTGCGGACGCTCCGGCTGGCTACCAATACGAGCAAGGCTATTACGAGGCGGGCGACGCTTACGGCCAGTCGCGGTTGGCTTTCGGCGTCCCCGCTGAAAACGCTGCGCTTGGCAATCCGCTGATTCTCGACTTGACCGGTATCGACGTGCGCACGCGTTCCGTTGCCGAAGCCGCTTCCTCGTTCCGCTTGTTCGATGAGTGGCCGGCGGCGCAGATCGGATTGCTGCAGCGATTGGAGCAGCAGCCTTACGTGGCGCACAACGCACGATTCGAACATAGCTTCTTCATGCTGAACGTGGCCGGATATGCGGAAAGCTATCGTGCCGGCAAAATCACGATCATCGACACGTTGCCGATGAGCCGCCGTTGGGATGAGGGGTCGATTCCCGACGATGAGCACCCATACGGCAACAACACGTTGGACGCGTACGCCAAACGCCAGGGTGCGCTTGACGAGAGCAAGTCGGAACGTCACCTCGGTTTGGAAGATACGCACATCATGTTGGTCGCCATGAAACATCACTTGGGTGTGCTTCGTGCCGAAGGTCGTGGTCCGTGGGGCGTGGATGGCAAATTTGGCATCGGCGGCAAACACTGTGGACGCCGTCGGTAG
- a CDS encoding peptide deformylase: MFGHNSKVDLELNREVEKLIKTGGKEKIMPIVQAGEPVLRQQTIAYDGQLSRKTLDKLIDTMRTTMLEAPGVGLAATQIGLGLALAVVEDHVCEGDDGDPREAAEFPFHAIINPSYEPIGTETRSFYEGCLSFDGYQAVRKRWLDITARWQDEDGNKHEEHLHGWPARIFQHETDHLSGELYIDQAEIRSLTTNENLEDFWCEDPVPTEAAAELGFEL, from the coding sequence ATGTTCGGACACAACTCGAAAGTGGACCTCGAACTCAACCGCGAGGTCGAAAAGCTCATCAAAACCGGCGGCAAAGAGAAAATCATGCCGATCGTGCAGGCCGGCGAACCGGTATTACGCCAGCAGACCATCGCCTATGACGGCCAGTTGAGCCGCAAAACGCTTGACAAGCTCATCGACACCATGCGCACCACCATGCTGGAAGCGCCGGGCGTGGGCCTCGCAGCCACCCAGATCGGTCTCGGTCTGGCTTTGGCCGTCGTCGAAGACCACGTATGCGAAGGCGACGATGGCGATCCGCGCGAAGCCGCGGAATTCCCCTTCCACGCCATCATCAACCCCAGCTACGAACCGATCGGCACCGAAACCCGCAGCTTCTACGAAGGCTGCCTGAGCTTCGACGGTTACCAGGCCGTACGCAAGCGTTGGCTTGACATCACCGCCCGTTGGCAGGATGAGGACGGCAACAAGCATGAGGAACATCTGCACGGCTGGCCGGCCCGCATCTTCCAGCATGAAACCGACCATTTGAGCGGTGAACTGTACATCGACCAGGCCGAAATCCGAAGCCTGACCACCAATGAGAACCTTGAGGATTTCTGGTGCGAGGATCCGGTACCGACCGAAGCGGCGGCCGAACTCGGCTTCGAACTGTAA
- the glmM gene encoding phosphoglucosamine mutase, with protein MPRMFGTDGVRGLANRDLTAQLALDLGDAAVRVLGDDERSEFESRRRALVGRDTRVSGDFLAAALSAGMSAGGFDVIDAGIIPTPGVAYLTSVLNVEMGAVISASHNPMPDNGIKFFARGGFKLPDTKEDEIEAVLGQDWDRPTGAGVGRVSHDTATATNLYIDHLVSAIAPVGPDKSQPTPLKGLKIVADCANGATSVVAPEALRRAGADVTVINASPDGYNINKNAGSTHPEQLQAMVKASGAVMGVAFDGDADRCLAVDEDGNMVNGDQIMGILARAKKNAGKLNHDTLVVTVMSNLGLKLALRSMGIKTVQTNVGDRYVLEEMLRGDYSLGGEQSGHVINREFATTGDGTLTALTLCNEVVKSGKSLKELAADFPQLPQTLINVPNVDKMAAKTNAKVQAAVEREEKLLGDTGRVLLRPSGTEPLVRVMAEAETQQQADEVCDRLAKVVADELTL; from the coding sequence ATGCCACGTATGTTCGGAACCGACGGCGTTCGAGGATTGGCGAATAGGGATTTGACGGCACAGCTGGCGCTTGATTTGGGTGACGCCGCGGTGCGCGTGCTGGGCGATGACGAGCGGAGCGAATTCGAAAGCCGTCGCCGTGCGCTGGTCGGTCGTGATACACGAGTTTCCGGCGATTTCCTCGCCGCCGCATTGTCCGCTGGCATGTCCGCCGGCGGCTTCGACGTGATCGACGCCGGCATCATCCCGACGCCGGGCGTCGCATACCTGACGTCCGTGCTCAACGTGGAAATGGGCGCGGTGATCTCCGCATCCCACAATCCGATGCCCGACAACGGCATCAAGTTCTTCGCCCGCGGCGGCTTCAAGCTGCCCGACACCAAGGAAGACGAGATCGAAGCGGTGCTCGGCCAGGATTGGGATCGTCCTACCGGCGCCGGCGTGGGTCGTGTCAGCCATGACACCGCCACCGCAACCAACCTGTACATCGACCATCTGGTTTCCGCCATCGCGCCGGTCGGTCCGGACAAGTCGCAGCCGACGCCGCTGAAGGGCCTGAAGATCGTGGCCGATTGCGCGAACGGCGCCACGTCCGTGGTCGCTCCGGAAGCCTTGCGCCGCGCCGGCGCCGACGTGACCGTCATCAACGCGTCGCCGGACGGCTACAACATCAACAAGAACGCCGGCTCCACCCATCCTGAGCAGCTGCAGGCCATGGTCAAGGCCTCCGGCGCCGTCATGGGCGTTGCCTTCGATGGCGATGCCGACCGTTGCCTTGCCGTGGATGAGGACGGCAACATGGTCAACGGCGATCAGATCATGGGCATTCTGGCGCGCGCCAAGAAGAACGCGGGCAAGCTCAACCATGACACCCTCGTCGTGACGGTGATGAGCAACCTCGGTCTGAAGTTGGCCCTGCGTTCCATGGGCATCAAGACCGTGCAGACCAACGTGGGCGACCGTTACGTGCTTGAAGAGATGCTGCGAGGCGATTATTCGCTCGGCGGCGAGCAGTCCGGCCACGTGATCAACCGCGAATTCGCCACCACCGGCGACGGCACCCTGACCGCGCTCACCCTGTGCAACGAGGTCGTCAAATCCGGTAAGAGCCTGAAGGAACTGGCCGCCGACTTCCCGCAGCTGCCGCAGACGCTCATCAACGTGCCGAACGTGGACAAGATGGCCGCCAAGACCAACGCCAAGGTGCAGGCCGCGGTGGAACGCGAAGAGAAGCTGCTGGGCGACACCGGCCGCGTGCTGCTGCGTCCGTCCGGCACCGAGCCGCTCGTGCGCGTCATGGCCGAAGCCGAAACCCAGCAGCAGGCAGACGAAGTGTGCGATCGCCTCGCCAAGGTCGTCGCCGACGAACTCACCCTGTAA
- the pepN gene encoding aminopeptidase N, with product MPGANLTRIEAEERKSIIAAPIHYTVKLDLTRGAKDFGSETTITFDAKPGESSFLDLIANEVSEITLNGETLDPTEAYADSRIELKGLKEHNEVTVKAMCQYSNTGEGLHRSVDPSDGNVYLYTQFEVPDARRVYAVFDQPDLKAVFDFSVLAAKSWIVTSNMPTSSVTDNETVTEEGTLGDHAAETTKLWVFEPTPTMSSYLTAICAGPYAEWHTEYANEDGRTVPMAMYCRQALAKAFSKDVDYLFDITKKGFAFYAKTWGVPYPYAKFDQIYVPEYNAGAMENIGMVTIRDQYVFESKVTDAYAERRVVTVLHELAHMWFGDYVTMKWWNDLWLNESFAEFTSTLATAEATEWKDAWATFSSGEKSWALRQDQLSTTHPIVAPINDLNDTYVNFDGITYAKGASVLKQLVYYVGREKFFKGINNYLNKHAYSNATLADLLAELELTSGRDLKAWSAQWLEESGINTIATEVEENEDGTIKRLALRQTAPAEHPVLRAHRLAVGFYNEDPETGKIVRTDRFELDVDGELTVVDAAAGKARPSLILVNDDDLTYTKLRFDDKSLAFATSNLYRFDDALARSVLWLALWDMTRDGELPARQFIDTSLAALATEHESTTFRYALAQVSTTAWHYTAPAERAEIVKHVAAELFKLAGWAKAGSDEQFQLVTAYLGYGEPGDEAFVANAKGLLDGSVAFDGLEIDNNFRWTIINALSTVNAIDQAGIDAELAKRETTENREFAYGARAVAGTAEAKAWAWNEALHNDELTNMQLEAVAGGFAATPRADLAEPYAEKYFEVADWIWEHKTFHMAEALLEGLYPGYADPAKLVELGDAWLASHKDADNALQRIVRGNVEASHRTLKVRDFNAAL from the coding sequence ATGCCAGGAGCAAACCTCACCCGAATCGAAGCGGAAGAACGCAAAAGCATCATCGCCGCGCCAATCCATTACACGGTCAAGCTTGACCTGACCCGCGGAGCCAAGGATTTCGGCTCCGAAACCACCATCACCTTCGACGCGAAGCCGGGGGAGTCAAGCTTCCTTGACCTCATCGCCAACGAAGTCAGCGAGATCACCCTCAACGGCGAAACCCTCGACCCGACCGAAGCATACGCGGACAGCCGCATCGAGCTGAAGGGCCTCAAGGAGCACAACGAGGTCACCGTCAAGGCGATGTGCCAGTACTCCAACACCGGCGAAGGCCTGCACCGCAGCGTCGACCCGTCCGACGGCAACGTCTACCTGTACACCCAGTTCGAAGTGCCGGACGCCCGTCGCGTCTACGCCGTGTTCGACCAGCCCGACCTGAAGGCCGTGTTCGACTTCTCCGTGCTCGCAGCCAAATCCTGGATCGTCACGTCCAACATGCCCACCTCCTCCGTGACCGACAACGAAACCGTCACCGAGGAAGGCACGCTCGGCGATCACGCCGCCGAAACCACCAAGCTGTGGGTGTTCGAACCAACCCCGACCATGAGCTCCTACCTCACCGCCATCTGCGCTGGACCGTACGCCGAATGGCACACCGAATACGCCAATGAGGACGGCCGCACCGTGCCGATGGCCATGTACTGCCGCCAGGCGCTCGCCAAGGCCTTCAGCAAGGACGTCGACTACCTGTTCGACATCACCAAGAAGGGCTTCGCCTTCTACGCCAAGACCTGGGGCGTGCCGTACCCGTACGCCAAGTTCGACCAGATCTACGTGCCGGAGTACAACGCCGGCGCCATGGAGAACATCGGCATGGTCACCATCCGCGACCAGTACGTGTTCGAATCCAAGGTCACCGACGCCTACGCGGAACGCCGTGTGGTCACCGTGCTGCACGAGCTCGCCCACATGTGGTTCGGCGACTACGTGACCATGAAGTGGTGGAACGACCTGTGGCTCAACGAATCCTTCGCCGAGTTCACGTCCACCCTCGCCACCGCCGAAGCCACCGAATGGAAGGACGCCTGGGCAACCTTCAGCTCCGGCGAAAAGAGCTGGGCGCTGCGTCAGGACCAGCTGAGCACCACCCACCCGATCGTCGCCCCGATCAACGACCTCAACGACACCTACGTCAACTTCGACGGCATCACCTACGCCAAGGGCGCCTCCGTGCTGAAGCAGCTCGTGTACTACGTGGGCCGTGAGAAGTTCTTCAAGGGCATCAACAACTACCTCAACAAGCACGCCTACTCCAACGCCACCCTCGCCGACCTGCTCGCCGAACTGGAACTCACTTCCGGCCGCGACCTGAAGGCGTGGAGCGCCCAGTGGCTTGAGGAATCCGGCATCAACACCATCGCCACCGAAGTCGAAGAGAACGAGGACGGCACCATCAAGCGTCTCGCCCTGCGCCAGACCGCTCCGGCCGAGCATCCCGTGCTGCGCGCCCACCGTCTCGCCGTCGGCTTCTACAACGAGGATCCGGAAACCGGTAAGATCGTGCGCACCGACCGTTTCGAACTGGACGTCGACGGCGAACTGACGGTCGTCGATGCTGCCGCCGGCAAGGCACGTCCGTCGCTGATCCTGGTGAACGACGACGACTTGACCTACACGAAGCTGCGTTTCGACGACAAGAGCCTCGCATTCGCGACAAGCAACCTGTACCGCTTCGACGATGCGCTCGCCCGTTCCGTGCTCTGGCTCGCCCTGTGGGACATGACCCGCGACGGCGAACTGCCGGCACGACAGTTCATCGACACCTCGCTGGCCGCGCTCGCCACCGAACACGAGTCCACCACCTTCCGTTACGCGCTGGCACAGGTCAGCACCACCGCATGGCATTACACCGCTCCGGCAGAGCGTGCCGAGATCGTGAAGCACGTGGCCGCCGAACTGTTCAAGCTGGCGGGTTGGGCCAAGGCCGGCTCCGACGAACAGTTCCAGCTCGTCACCGCCTACCTGGGCTACGGCGAGCCGGGCGACGAGGCGTTCGTCGCCAACGCGAAGGGCCTGCTCGACGGTTCCGTGGCATTCGACGGTCTGGAAATCGACAACAACTTCCGCTGGACCATCATCAACGCGCTGAGCACCGTCAACGCGATCGACCAGGCGGGAATCGACGCCGAACTGGCCAAGCGCGAAACCACTGAGAACCGTGAGTTCGCCTATGGCGCACGCGCCGTGGCCGGTACCGCCGAAGCGAAGGCATGGGCTTGGAACGAGGCCCTGCACAACGACGAGCTGACCAACATGCAGCTCGAGGCTGTGGCCGGTGGCTTTGCGGCCACCCCGCGCGCCGATTTGGCCGAACCGTACGCCGAGAAGTATTTCGAGGTCGCCGACTGGATTTGGGAGCACAAGACCTTCCACATGGCTGAAGCGCTGCTCGAAGGCCTGTATCCGGGCTATGCCGATCCGGCGAAGCTCGTGGAGCTGGGTGACGCCTGGCTCGCCTCCCATAAGGACGCGGACAACGCCTTGCAGCGCATTGTGCGTGGCAACGTCGAGGCTTCTCACCGCACGCTGAAAGTACGCGACTTCAACGCCGCGCTCTGA